One genomic window of Mucilaginibacter sp. SJ includes the following:
- the kdpB gene encoding potassium-transporting ATPase subunit KdpB, with protein MNSTQNTLFQGDQMRDALKQSFIKLNPRVLFRNPVMFTVEIGTVVMLIVSIFSLTNKGQGSFAYNFTVFIILLLTVLFANFAEAIAEARGKAQAESLRKTREETPARLLVNGKEERVMSSQLKKGDVFICEAGDNIPTDGEIIEGIATIDESAITGESAPVIREAGGDKSSVTGGTKVLSDRIKVLVTTQPGESFLDKMIALVEGASRQKTPNEIALTILLAGFTLIFVIVCVTLKPFGDYSNTPITIAAFISLFVCLIPTTIGGLLSAIGIAGMDRALRANVITKSGKAVETAGDLDTLLLDKTGTITIGNRKATSFYPTAGVNEQDFIMACVLSSLADETPEGKSIVELAEQGPYKLKIYAPADSVFIKFTAETRSSGLDTPDGLRIRKGAFDSIRNMALKAGNPFPADVEENVKKISSNGGTPLVVSQNEKIMGVIELQDIIKTGIAERFERLRKMGVKTVMVTGDNPLTAKFIAEKAGVDDFIAEAKPEDKMNYIKKEQQGGKLVAMMGDGTNDAPALAQADVGVAMNSGTQAAKEAGNMVDLDNDPTKLIEIVEIGKQLLMTRGTLTTFSIANDVAKYFAIVPALFMVSMPALKALNIMDLHSPQSAILSAVIFNAIIIPLLIPLALRGVEYKPIGASALLRRNLLIYGLGGIIIPFIGIKLIDLAVSLFI; from the coding sequence ATGAACTCAACTCAAAATACATTGTTCCAGGGCGATCAGATGAGGGATGCTTTAAAACAATCCTTTATCAAACTAAACCCTCGCGTGCTGTTCCGTAACCCTGTGATGTTTACTGTGGAGATTGGTACAGTTGTAATGCTCATTGTAAGCATATTTTCGCTGACCAATAAAGGCCAGGGTAGCTTTGCCTATAATTTTACCGTATTCATCATATTATTACTAACTGTGCTGTTTGCCAATTTTGCTGAGGCCATTGCCGAAGCACGCGGCAAGGCCCAGGCCGAAAGCCTCCGTAAAACCCGCGAGGAAACACCGGCTCGTTTGCTGGTTAACGGTAAGGAAGAAAGGGTGATGTCATCACAGTTAAAAAAAGGCGACGTATTTATTTGCGAAGCCGGTGATAATATCCCAACCGATGGCGAGATCATTGAAGGTATCGCTACCATTGATGAATCAGCTATTACCGGCGAATCTGCCCCGGTGATCCGTGAGGCAGGTGGCGACAAATCATCAGTTACCGGTGGTACCAAAGTATTATCCGACAGGATAAAAGTATTGGTTACTACTCAACCGGGCGAAAGCTTTTTGGACAAAATGATTGCGCTGGTAGAAGGCGCATCCCGCCAGAAAACCCCTAACGAAATCGCCTTAACCATTTTACTGGCTGGTTTTACGCTGATCTTCGTTATCGTATGTGTCACCCTGAAGCCATTCGGCGATTATTCAAATACGCCCATCACTATAGCCGCCTTTATATCGTTGTTTGTTTGTTTGATCCCTACCACTATCGGTGGCCTTTTATCGGCCATCGGTATTGCCGGGATGGACAGAGCCTTGCGTGCCAACGTGATCACCAAAAGCGGTAAAGCCGTTGAAACAGCGGGCGACTTAGACACTTTATTACTTGATAAAACCGGTACCATAACTATTGGTAACCGTAAAGCAACCAGTTTTTACCCTACAGCAGGTGTAAATGAACAAGACTTTATCATGGCATGTGTATTAAGCTCGCTGGCCGACGAAACTCCGGAAGGAAAGTCGATTGTTGAGCTGGCCGAGCAAGGCCCGTACAAATTGAAAATCTACGCTCCGGCCGATTCGGTGTTTATTAAATTTACTGCTGAAACCCGCTCAAGTGGTTTGGATACACCCGATGGTCTACGCATCCGTAAAGGTGCTTTTGATTCTATCCGCAACATGGCTCTGAAAGCAGGTAACCCATTTCCTGCTGATGTGGAAGAGAATGTTAAAAAAATTTCTTCAAATGGTGGTACCCCATTGGTAGTATCGCAAAATGAAAAGATCATGGGGGTGATCGAGCTACAGGATATCATTAAAACCGGTATTGCCGAACGTTTTGAGCGCTTGCGTAAAATGGGGGTTAAAACAGTGATGGTTACCGGCGATAACCCGCTTACCGCCAAGTTCATTGCTGAGAAAGCCGGTGTAGATGATTTTATTGCCGAAGCTAAGCCCGAGGATAAAATGAACTACATTAAGAAAGAACAACAGGGCGGTAAACTGGTAGCCATGATGGGCGACGGTACAAACGATGCCCCCGCGCTGGCCCAGGCCGACGTTGGTGTGGCGATGAACAGCGGTACTCAAGCTGCCAAAGAAGCAGGCAACATGGTTGACCTTGACAATGATCCAACCAAACTGATAGAGATAGTTGAAATTGGTAAACAGTTATTGATGACCCGCGGTACGCTTACCACTTTCAGTATTGCCAACGACGTGGCTAAATACTTTGCTATTGTTCCTGCACTGTTTATGGTATCGATGCCTGCTTTAAAGGCGCTAAATATCATGGACCTGCACAGTCCGCAATCGGCTATACTTTCGGCAGTGATATTTAACGCTATTATTATCCCGCTACTGATCCCGCTGGCTTTGCGTGGTGTTGAGTATAAACCGATAGGCGCAAGTGCGTTGTTACGCCGTAACCTGCT
- the kdpA gene encoding potassium-transporting ATPase subunit KdpA, with translation MNTELTGVIFTYLLTLAIAIPLGRYIAKVFKGEKTWLDFMAPLDRFIFRFSGIDTKREMNWKQHLIALLTINSVWLIYAFVCLMAQGHLPLNPDGNPGQSPDTAFNTAISFLVNCNLQHYSGESGATYFTQHFVFMFLHFVSAATGIAALVVVFRAMKDKVTDKLGNFWEYFVKTITRILLPISFVIAVIFAFNGMTTSYAGKDTFISMQGDTVHVSRGPVAPLVAIKHLGTNGGGWFGANSAHPIENPNYLTNTVELVAQVAIPIALVFALGFYLNKKKFAYVIFGVMTLGMLMLVIPTMNAELHGNPAIAKMGISQPTGAMEGKEVRFGPANSAYWSIMTTIISTGSVNSMHDSAMPVSGTMMLLGMMVNCFYGGCGVGILNFYIFIIVAVFISGLMVGRTPEFLGRKIEAREMKIASLIALLHPFIILVGLAISSYYVVNVAGADWAVKPSAWLNNPSTHGFSEMLYEYTSSAANNGSGFEGLGDGNIFWNYTTGIVMILGRFLPIIGPLAIAGLLANKKYIPESAGTLKSDTSTFGLMIFAVIVIIAALSFFPSLALGPIAEHFSLK, from the coding sequence ATGAACACTGAACTAACGGGTGTAATTTTCACCTATCTGCTCACCTTAGCCATTGCCATTCCCCTTGGCCGCTACATAGCTAAGGTATTTAAGGGCGAAAAAACCTGGCTCGATTTTATGGCCCCGCTTGATCGCTTTATCTTCCGCTTCAGCGGTATCGATACCAAACGCGAAATGAACTGGAAACAGCACCTGATAGCCCTGCTTACCATTAATAGCGTTTGGCTGATCTATGCCTTTGTTTGCCTGATGGCGCAAGGTCATTTACCGCTTAATCCGGATGGCAATCCCGGTCAATCGCCTGATACCGCTTTTAATACTGCTATCAGCTTTTTGGTAAACTGTAACTTACAGCACTATTCGGGCGAAAGTGGTGCTACATACTTTACACAGCATTTTGTATTCATGTTCCTGCACTTTGTATCGGCCGCAACCGGTATTGCCGCCCTTGTAGTTGTTTTCAGGGCTATGAAAGATAAGGTTACCGATAAACTGGGCAACTTTTGGGAGTATTTTGTAAAAACCATCACCCGCATATTATTGCCTATTTCATTTGTAATAGCGGTGATCTTTGCCTTTAACGGCATGACAACCAGCTATGCAGGTAAAGATACTTTTATCAGTATGCAGGGCGATACCGTTCACGTATCCCGCGGGCCGGTTGCGCCACTGGTTGCTATTAAACACCTGGGTACAAATGGCGGCGGCTGGTTTGGTGCAAACTCTGCCCACCCTATCGAAAACCCTAATTATTTAACCAATACCGTTGAACTGGTAGCGCAGGTTGCTATCCCTATCGCTTTGGTGTTTGCATTGGGTTTCTATCTCAATAAAAAGAAATTCGCCTACGTAATTTTTGGCGTAATGACGTTGGGCATGTTGATGTTGGTAATCCCTACCATGAATGCCGAACTGCATGGTAACCCCGCTATCGCAAAAATGGGTATCAGCCAGCCAACAGGTGCTATGGAAGGTAAGGAAGTAAGGTTTGGCCCTGCCAATTCAGCTTACTGGAGCATCATGACTACTATTATCTCTACAGGTTCGGTAAACTCAATGCATGACAGCGCTATGCCGGTATCAGGTACTATGATGTTGTTGGGTATGATGGTTAACTGTTTTTATGGTGGCTGCGGGGTTGGTATCCTCAACTTCTACATATTTATCATAGTAGCAGTATTTATTTCAGGATTGATGGTTGGCCGTACGCCTGAGTTTTTAGGCCGTAAGATAGAAGCCAGAGAGATGAAAATAGCTTCGCTGATTGCTTTGCTCCACCCATTTATTATCCTGGTAGGTTTGGCCATATCATCATACTACGTGGTTAATGTTGCCGGCGCCGATTGGGCTGTTAAACCTTCGGCCTGGTTAAATAATCCGAGCACGCATGGTTTCTCGGAGATGTTGTACGAGTATACTTCATCGGCAGCTAACAATGGTTCGGGCTTTGAAGGTTTGGGCGATGGTAATATCTTTTGGAACTATACCACCGGTATCGTGATGATATTGGGTAGGTTCCTGCCAATCATTGGTCCGCTGGCTATTGCCGGATTGTTGGCCAATAAAAAATATATCCCTGAATCGGCCGGTACATTGAAGAGCGATACCTCAACTTTTGGGTTGATGATCTTTGCGGTGATTGTAATTATTGCAGCGCTGTCATTCTTCCCGTCATTAGCTTTAGGCCCAATTGCTGAACATTTTTCATTAAAATAA
- the kdpF gene encoding K(+)-transporting ATPase subunit F, translating into MAALFIVAIAVFIYMVYVLLKPEKF; encoded by the coding sequence ATGGCAGCATTATTCATCGTAGCAATAGCCGTGTTCATTTACATGGTGTACGTACTCCTTAAACCCGAAAAATTTTAA
- a CDS encoding sigma-54-dependent transcriptional regulator gives MQKGKLLIIDDEERLRNLLARILQLEGHEVITAGTGKEGLKKLQQDTIHVVLSDVKLPDIDGITLSETIKKNYPNTEIIVLTAYGTINDGVKAIKAGAFDYITKGDDNEKIIPLVSKAMDKALLQQKVTELESKLNDKFGFDRLIGKSTAISDVIKLAQKVALTDTTVLLLGETGTGKEIFAEAIHQASNRSAKSFVAVNCSAFTKELLESELFGHKAGSFTGAVKDKKGLFEEANGGTIFLDEIGELDHDLQAKLLRVLESQQFIKIGDTKPTQVNVRILAATNRNLLNEINDGHFRSDLYYRLSVFQITLPALRERKKDIKLLAEYFMQHFALKVKKQVNTLSDEFIEKLEAYPWPGNIRELKNIVERAVILTDSNVLDESLLPYEVQQQQVKSGAPISAFDLSSVEKLHIQRVLNHTHGNRAEAAHLLNIGVATLYRKLKEYNLE, from the coding sequence ATGCAAAAGGGTAAGCTATTAATTATCGACGACGAAGAACGCCTCCGTAACTTACTGGCGCGCATTCTGCAGTTGGAAGGTCATGAGGTAATAACCGCAGGTACCGGCAAAGAGGGACTTAAAAAACTCCAGCAGGATACTATACATGTGGTACTAAGCGATGTAAAGCTGCCGGACATTGATGGCATCACCCTTTCTGAAACCATCAAAAAAAACTACCCCAATACCGAGATTATTGTTTTGACCGCATATGGCACTATTAATGATGGTGTAAAGGCGATTAAAGCGGGTGCGTTTGATTATATCACCAAGGGCGATGATAACGAAAAGATCATCCCACTGGTAAGCAAGGCCATGGATAAAGCCCTGCTGCAACAAAAAGTTACAGAACTGGAAAGCAAGCTGAATGATAAGTTTGGTTTCGACAGGCTCATCGGTAAATCGACTGCTATCAGTGATGTAATTAAGCTTGCCCAAAAGGTGGCACTTACCGATACTACTGTGCTATTACTGGGCGAAACCGGTACCGGAAAGGAAATTTTTGCCGAAGCCATTCACCAGGCCAGCAACCGAAGCGCAAAATCATTTGTGGCGGTAAATTGCAGCGCGTTCACTAAAGAATTATTGGAAAGCGAATTGTTTGGGCATAAAGCAGGCTCATTTACCGGGGCCGTAAAAGATAAAAAAGGACTTTTTGAAGAGGCCAACGGCGGCACTATATTTTTAGATGAAATAGGTGAGCTCGATCACGACTTGCAGGCCAAACTGCTTCGCGTACTTGAATCGCAGCAATTCATTAAAATTGGCGATACTAAACCCACCCAGGTTAACGTACGGATTCTGGCAGCTACCAACCGTAATTTGCTCAACGAAATCAATGACGGCCATTTCCGGTCTGATTTATATTATCGTCTTTCAGTTTTCCAGATCACGCTGCCGGCCCTGCGTGAGCGCAAAAAGGATATTAAGCTGCTGGCCGAATACTTTATGCAGCATTTTGCCCTTAAAGTAAAAAAGCAGGTAAATACACTAAGCGACGAGTTTATAGAAAAACTGGAAGCGTATCCATGGCCCGGTAATATTCGCGAGCTGAAAAATATAGTTGAGCGGGCCGTGATCCTTACCGATAGTAATGTACTTGATGAAAGTCTGCTGCCTTATGAAGTTCAGCAGCAACAGGTAAAAAGCGGTGCGCCTATTTCGGCATTTGATCTTTCATCTGTAGAGAAACTGCATATTCAACGGGTTTTAAACCATACGCATGGTAATAGGGCAGAAGCTGCACATTTATTGAACATTGGTGTGGCTACATTGTACAGGAAACTAAAGGAATATAATTTAGAATGA
- a CDS encoding YqaE/Pmp3 family membrane protein, translating into MRYFLCFLLPPLAILTTGRIGAFILNIFLTLFFWIPGVIHSILVTSDYYEAKRHRQLMRATRRYRW; encoded by the coding sequence ATGCGATATTTTCTGTGCTTTTTACTGCCACCGCTTGCCATCCTTACTACCGGCAGGATAGGTGCATTTATATTGAATATATTTTTAACCCTTTTCTTCTGGATCCCGGGCGTGATCCACTCCATCCTGGTAACCAGCGATTATTATGAGGCTAAACGTCACAGGCAACTGATGCGGGCGACAAGGCGTTACCGTTGGTAA
- a CDS encoding acyl-CoA thioesterase: MTGKSPQESYTIMNELVLPNDTNTLNNLMGGRLLHWMDIAAAISAQKHCNRIVVTASVDNVSFQSPIKLGDVISIEAKVTRAFTTSVEVRMDVWAQNIPSGTKVKSNEAYYTFVALDKDGQKTTVPELVPETDKERALYEGALRRRQLRLILGGKMNPNDATELKALFFGDQLPPNLGEEIKQ; the protein is encoded by the coding sequence ATGACCGGAAAATCGCCGCAGGAATCATACACCATCATGAACGAACTGGTATTGCCCAATGATACCAACACTTTAAACAACCTGATGGGTGGCCGCCTGCTGCATTGGATGGATATTGCCGCTGCTATTTCGGCACAAAAGCACTGTAACAGGATAGTGGTGACCGCTTCAGTAGATAACGTATCGTTCCAATCGCCGATAAAGCTGGGTGATGTGATCAGCATTGAAGCAAAGGTTACCCGCGCGTTCACTACTTCTGTTGAGGTAAGGATGGATGTATGGGCGCAAAACATTCCGTCGGGCACTAAAGTAAAAAGTAATGAAGCCTATTATACCTTTGTTGCTTTGGATAAAGATGGCCAAAAGACAACTGTGCCCGAGCTGGTACCTGAAACGGATAAAGAGCGCGCATTGTATGAGGGTGCACTTCGCCGCCGCCAATTGAGGTTAATATTAGGCGGAAAAATGAACCCTAATGATGCTACTGAATTGAAAGCGCTTTTTTTTGGCGACCAGTTGCCACCCAATCTTGGTGAAGAAATAAAGCAGTAA
- a CDS encoding SDR family oxidoreductase — MEKQTVLITGANKGIGLETARQLATAGYYIYLGSRDQERGEKAVGQLKAEGLNDVELLLIDVTSQASVQAAHDELAAKIDHLDVLINNAGIPGPFPQPAPNLSDDAVKEVFEVNFFGVIRTTRTFLDLLKKSPNPRIVNVTSDLGSLTYHNDPNWEHYEVKTGAYGPSKSALNAYTVALAYDLKDQVKVNMVNPGYTNTEFNGNRGPKPVEDGAAPIVAYAMINADGPTGKYVSDYGETPW, encoded by the coding sequence ATGGAAAAACAAACAGTTTTAATAACAGGGGCCAATAAAGGTATTGGCCTGGAAACCGCCCGCCAGTTAGCTACCGCCGGCTACTATATTTACCTTGGCAGCCGTGACCAGGAGAGAGGCGAAAAAGCCGTTGGGCAACTTAAAGCCGAAGGATTAAATGATGTTGAACTATTGCTGATAGATGTAACAAGTCAGGCATCTGTACAGGCTGCTCATGATGAGTTAGCCGCCAAAATAGATCATTTGGATGTATTGATCAATAACGCCGGTATTCCCGGCCCGTTTCCTCAACCGGCTCCCAATTTGAGCGATGATGCCGTGAAAGAGGTGTTTGAAGTAAACTTTTTCGGTGTTATCCGTACAACACGGACTTTCCTCGATCTGCTTAAAAAATCCCCAAACCCAAGAATAGTGAACGTAACATCCGACCTCGGTTCATTAACCTATCATAATGACCCTAACTGGGAGCATTACGAGGTTAAGACAGGCGCTTATGGTCCGTCGAAATCAGCACTGAACGCCTATACTGTTGCCCTGGCTTATGACCTTAAAGACCAGGTTAAAGTAAACATGGTGAACCCCGGCTACACTAACACCGAATTTAACGGTAACCGCGGGCCTAAACCCGTTGAAGATGGCGCTGCACCAATTGTAGCGTACGCCATGATAAATGCTGATGGCCCGACAGGTAAGTATGTGAGCGATTATGGCGAAACGCCCTGGTGA
- a CDS encoding helix-turn-helix domain-containing protein, which yields MLVLTVPEKVSIPTYTLAPNSHGGKVMIDVREVGGHCGEFRLDPAFLQPHRKDFYFFVLVKSGANRHWIDFVPYTVKPDTFYFTVPQQVQLKEHSEPTEGIIASFTDEFLQLEDNRILKQLPIIQNPAAAHEIRLSPADVAFVEDTMRKMLVEFNADGTWRNQMLTSWLRVLVIYLSRLYSEQYNETCVTLNYCLLKSFQALIGEHYASQHDVAAYAEKLNLTPGHFTEVIKQQSGKTAITHIHERLIVEAKRRLLHTELSVKQIADELGFEDAAYFNRFFKRLADTTPIAFRMQIREMYS from the coding sequence ATGCTTGTTTTAACCGTTCCCGAAAAAGTTTCTATTCCCACTTACACGCTTGCTCCAAACAGCCATGGCGGTAAGGTTATGATAGATGTGCGCGAGGTGGGTGGGCATTGCGGCGAGTTTAGACTTGATCCTGCATTTCTGCAACCTCACCGAAAGGATTTTTACTTTTTTGTACTGGTTAAAAGTGGTGCTAACCGGCACTGGATAGATTTTGTTCCTTATACAGTAAAACCCGATACTTTTTACTTCACAGTACCGCAACAGGTACAACTGAAAGAACATTCTGAACCTACTGAAGGCATTATAGCCAGCTTTACCGACGAGTTTTTACAACTGGAGGACAACCGCATACTTAAACAGCTTCCTATTATTCAAAACCCTGCCGCCGCGCACGAAATAAGGCTTAGCCCGGCAGATGTAGCTTTTGTAGAAGATACCATGCGTAAAATGCTGGTTGAGTTTAATGCTGATGGTACCTGGCGTAACCAAATGCTTACCTCGTGGCTGCGGGTGCTGGTGATATACCTGAGCAGGCTGTACAGCGAGCAGTATAATGAAACCTGCGTTACGCTAAACTATTGTCTGCTTAAAAGCTTTCAGGCACTTATTGGCGAGCATTATGCCAGCCAGCATGACGTTGCCGCCTATGCCGAAAAGCTAAATCTTACACCCGGGCATTTTACGGAAGTTATTAAACAACAAAGCGGTAAAACAGCTATCACCCACATCCACGAACGATTGATTGTTGAGGCCAAACGCCGCTTACTGCATACCGAACTATCGGTAAAGCAAATCGCCGATGAGCTTGGTTTTGAAGATGCTGCATACTTTAACCGTTTTTTTAAACGCCTTGCCGATACCACGCCTATAGCTTTCAGGATGCAAATCCGGGAAATGTACAGTTAA
- a CDS encoding ABC transporter permease, whose translation MLKNYLLVAFRNLSKNKAFSAINIIGLAIGMAACLLILQYVSFELSFDDFHIKKDRVFRINQDRYNNGKLSTQWAGGAFAPGTAFKNALPDIEEYVKIVGAGQTIANYRDQKMVIRNVYYVSDAFFKTFSFPLINGDGNTALKEPNTAVITRQIADRLFHGVNPVGQTLYINTDKPLKITGVMENMPANTHMNFDIMQSYTTLLKENPPNKDFNLDNAWLNDGCTTYLLLKPGVDPRILEAKFIPVVRKAYDKYPGTGEGGIYTLQPVKDIHLYSNRMLEFQPNGDGKSVYLLLGIAIFVIIIAWINYINLATARGIGRAKEVGVRKTLGSSKAQLITQFMLEAMMLNAMAIGLALLIIMACLPAFANISGMQMGFTLFAKAAFWLAVLGIFVLGSFFSGFYPAIVLSAFRPVEVMKGKILASPGGVILRKAMVVFQFAASIFLLIGSLTVFKQLKYMQSQKLGVKIDQTLVIKAPLVKVDSFYRSMSSFKHECLAQSAVKSVTVSTSIPGEPVGWNAGGIKLVGSDQSTSKQYRIIGADYDYLNAYDMKLIAGRKFSKEFGDEPHKVVFTKKGIEQLGFNKPADALGKRIDFWGQVYEIIGVADNFHQQSLHDAYDAMIFRCIPDVRGPVSVKISTTNLPQTIAELKKTWAAFFPGDQFDYFFLDQHFNEQYKTDQRFGQVFGVFTGIAIFVACLGLFGLVSYTIVQRTKEIGIRKVLGASVNSILRLLYKDFALLVVVSFVISAPIGWYAIHQWLQTYAFRMDINPFLFVIPFFLVLLVAFATVSFLSVKAALMNPVKSLKTE comes from the coding sequence ATGCTTAAAAACTACCTGCTGGTCGCTTTTAGAAACCTTTCAAAAAACAAAGCTTTCTCAGCTATTAATATAATAGGGCTGGCTATTGGTATGGCGGCATGCCTGCTCATTTTGCAATATGTTAGCTTTGAGCTTAGTTTCGATGACTTCCACATCAAAAAAGACCGCGTTTTCCGGATTAATCAGGACAGGTACAACAATGGCAAGTTAAGTACCCAATGGGCTGGCGGGGCTTTTGCACCCGGCACAGCATTTAAAAATGCGTTGCCCGATATTGAAGAGTACGTAAAGATTGTAGGAGCAGGGCAAACCATAGCCAATTACAGGGATCAGAAAATGGTAATCCGGAATGTTTACTATGTAAGCGATGCGTTTTTTAAAACATTTTCTTTTCCGCTGATAAACGGCGACGGAAATACTGCACTTAAAGAACCCAACACCGCGGTAATTACCCGGCAAATTGCTGACAGGCTTTTTCATGGCGTAAATCCCGTTGGGCAAACCTTGTATATTAATACAGATAAGCCGCTTAAAATTACCGGCGTAATGGAAAATATGCCTGCCAATACGCATATGAATTTCGATATCATGCAATCCTACACTACGCTGCTTAAAGAAAACCCGCCTAATAAAGATTTTAATCTCGATAATGCCTGGCTAAATGACGGCTGCACAACTTACCTGCTGCTTAAACCCGGAGTTGATCCGCGTATTTTGGAAGCTAAGTTTATCCCCGTAGTAAGAAAAGCTTATGATAAATATCCCGGCACGGGCGAAGGCGGCATTTATACACTTCAGCCGGTAAAGGATATCCACCTGTATTCCAACAGGATGCTGGAGTTTCAGCCCAATGGTGATGGCAAATCAGTGTACTTGCTTTTGGGGATTGCCATCTTTGTGATCATCATAGCATGGATCAACTATATCAACCTGGCTACTGCCCGAGGTATTGGCCGGGCTAAAGAGGTTGGGGTGCGTAAAACTTTGGGCTCGTCAAAAGCACAGTTGATTACCCAGTTCATGTTGGAGGCCATGATGCTTAACGCCATGGCTATAGGCCTGGCATTGCTTATCATTATGGCCTGTTTGCCTGCATTTGCCAATATTTCCGGCATGCAGATGGGGTTTACGTTATTTGCTAAAGCAGCTTTTTGGTTGGCTGTTTTGGGAATCTTTGTGTTGGGCTCATTCTTCAGCGGTTTTTACCCGGCCATTGTATTATCGGCGTTCAGGCCGGTTGAAGTGATGAAAGGCAAGATCCTGGCGTCGCCAGGGGGAGTGATATTACGTAAGGCAATGGTAGTATTCCAGTTTGCTGCCTCGATATTTTTACTGATAGGATCGCTTACAGTGTTCAAACAACTTAAATACATGCAAAGCCAAAAGTTAGGGGTAAAAATAGATCAAACACTGGTCATTAAAGCCCCGTTGGTTAAGGTAGATTCGTTTTATCGTAGCATGAGTTCATTTAAACACGAATGCCTGGCGCAATCTGCGGTTAAAAGCGTAACGGTATCAACCTCAATCCCTGGCGAACCTGTGGGCTGGAACGCAGGCGGTATCAAGCTGGTAGGCTCTGATCAGAGCACCAGCAAGCAATATCGTATCATAGGTGCCGATTATGATTACCTTAACGCTTACGATATGAAGCTGATAGCGGGGCGTAAATTTTCGAAAGAGTTTGGCGACGAGCCGCACAAGGTGGTATTTACCAAAAAGGGGATTGAGCAGTTAGGCTTTAACAAACCTGCTGATGCCCTGGGTAAACGCATTGATTTTTGGGGACAGGTTTATGAGATAATAGGTGTGGCCGATAACTTTCACCAGCAATCATTACATGATGCTTATGATGCCATGATATTTCGTTGTATCCCAGATGTGCGGGGGCCGGTATCTGTAAAGATAAGCACCACCAATTTGCCCCAAACCATTGCGGAATTAAAGAAAACCTGGGCGGCCTTTTTTCCCGGCGACCAGTTTGATTATTTCTTTTTAGATCAGCATTTTAACGAGCAATACAAAACCGATCAGCGCTTTGGGCAGGTGTTTGGCGTATTTACGGGCATCGCCATTTTTGTGGCCTGTTTGGGCTTATTTGGCCTCGTATCATATACCATTGTACAGCGCACCAAAGAGATCGGCATCCGCAAGGTACTGGGAGCTTCGGTAAACAGTATTTTAAGATTACTGTATAAAGACTTTGCCCTGCTGGTAGTTGTATCGTTTGTGATTTCGGCACCAATAGGCTGGTACGCTATTCATCAATGGCTGCAAACATATGCTTTCAGGATGGATATCAACCCCTTCCTGTTTGTTATTCCATTTTTCCTGGTATTGCTGGTTGCCTTCGCAACAGTTTCGTTTTTGAGTGTGAAAGCAGCACTGATGAACCCGGTAAAGAGTTTAAAGACAGAGTAG